From Macaca mulatta isolate MMU2019108-1 chromosome 3, T2T-MMU8v2.0, whole genome shotgun sequence, the proteins below share one genomic window:
- the SRRT gene encoding serrate RNA effector molecule homolog isoform X9: MGDSDDEYDRRRRDKFRRERSDYDRSRERDERRRGDDWNDREWDRGRERRSRGEYRDYDRNRRERFSPPRHELSPPQKRMRRDWDEHSSDPYHSGYEMPYAGGGGGPTYGPPQPWGHPDVHIMQHHVLPIQARLGSIAEIDLGVPPPVMKTFKEFLLSLDDSVDETEAVKRYNDYKLDFRRQQMQDFFLAHKDEEWFRSKYHPDEVGKRRQEARGGLQNRLRVFLSLMETGWFDNLLLDIDKADAIVKMLDAAVIKMEGGTENDLRILEQEEEEEQAGKPGEPGKKEEGRAGAGLGDGERKTNDKDEKKEDGKQSENDSSNDDKTKKSEGDGDKEEKKEDSEKEAKKSSKKRNRKHSGDDSFDEGSVSESESESESGQAEEEKEEAEEALKEKEKPKEEEWEKPKDAAGLECKPRPLHKTCSLFMRNIAPNISRAEIISLCKRYPGFMRVALSEPQPERRFFRRGWVTFDRSVNIKEICWNLQNIRLRECELSPGVNRDLTRRVRNINGITQHKQIVRNDIKLAAKLIHTLDDRTQLWASEPGTPPLPTSLPSQNPILKNITDYLIEEVSAEEEELLGSSGGAPPEEPPKEGNPAEINVERDEKLIKVLDKLLLYLRIVHSLDYYNTCEYPNEDEMPNRCGIIHVRGPMPPNRISHGEVLEWQKTFEEKLTPLLSVRESLSEEEAQKMGRKDPEQEVEKFVTSNTQELGKDKWLCPLSGKKFKGPEFVRKHIFNKHAEKIEEVKKEVAFFNNFLTDAKRPALPEIKPAQPPGPAQILPPGLTPGLPYPHQTPQGLMPYGQPRPPILGYGVPTGGPPYPHAPYGAGRGNYDAFRGQGGYPGKPRNRMVRGDPRAIVEYRDLDAPDDVDFF, encoded by the exons ATGGGTGACAGTGATGACGAGTACGATCGAAGGCGCAGAGACAAGTTCAGAAGAGAGCGCAGCGACTACGACCGTTCCCGCGAGAGAGATGAAAGACGTCGAGGGGACGATTGGAATGACAG AGAGTGGGACCGTGGCCGTGAGCGCCGTAGTCGGGGTGAATATCGGGACTATGACCGGAATCGGCGAGAGCGCTTCTCGCCACCTCGCCATGAACTCAGCCCGCCACAGAAGCGCATGAGGCGAGACTG GGATGAGCACAGCTCTGACCCATACCACAGTGGCTATGAGATGCCCTATGCTGGGGGGGGTGGGGGCCCAACTTATGGCCCCCCTCAGCCCTGGGGCCACCCCGACGTCCACATCATGCAGCACCATGTCCTGCCTATCCAGGCCAG gctgggcagcatCGCAGAGATCGACCTGGGTGTGCCGCCGCCTGTGATGAAGACCTTCAAGGAGTTTCTCCTCTCCCTGGATGACTCGGTGGATGAGACGGAGGCCGTCAAGCGCTATAATGACTATAAGCTGGATTTCCGGAGGCAGCAGATGCAGGATTTCTTCCTGGCGCACAAAGATGAGGAGTG GTTTCGGTCTAAGTACCACCCAGATGAGGTGGGGAAGCGTCGGCAGGAGGCCCGGGGGGGCCTGCAAAACCGTCTGAGGGTCTTCCTGTCCCTCATGGAGACTGGCTGGTTTGATAATCTTCTCCTGGACATAGACAAAGCTGATGCCATCGTCAAGATGCTGGATGCAG CTGTGATTAAGATGGAAGGAGGCACAGAGAATGATCTCCGCAtcctggagcaggaggaggaggaggaacaggcaGGAAAGCCTGGGGAGCCTGGCAAGAAAGAGGAAGGACGGGCTGGAGCAGGCCTTGGGGACGGGGAGCGTAAAACAAACGACAAGGACGAGAAGAAGGAAGACGGCAAGCAG TCCGAGAATGACAGTTCTAATGATGACAAAACGAAGAAGTCGGAGGGTGACGGGgacaaggaagagaagaaagaagactcTGAGAAAGAAGCCAAAAAG AGTAGCAAGAAGCGGAACCGGAAGCACAGCGGGGACGACAGCTTTGATGAGGGCAGTGTGTCGGAGTCCGAGTCGGAGTCCGAGAGCggccaggctgaggaggagaaggaggaggccG AAGAAGCGCTCAAGGAGAAGGAGAAGCCCAAGGAAGAAGAATGGGAGAAGCCCAAGGATgccgccgggctggagtgcaagcCGCGGCCGCTGCATAAGACCTGCTCCCTCTTCATGCGCAACATTGCGCCCAACATCTCCCGGGCTGAGATCATCTCC CTTTGTAAAAGGTACCCAGGCTTTATGCGGGTGGCGCTCTCAGAGCCCCAGCCAGAGAGGAG GTTTTTCCGTCGTGGCTGGGTGACCTTCGACCGCAGTGTTAACATTAAAGAGATCTGTTGGAACCTGCAGAACATCCGT CTCCGGGAGTGCGAGCTGAGCCCTGGTGTGAACAGGGACCTGACCCGGCGCGTTCGCAATATCAATGGCATCACCCAGCACAAGCAGATTGTGCGCAACGACATCAAGCTGGCAGCCAAGCTGATCCACACGCTGGACGACAGGACCCAGCTTTGGGCCTCAGAACCAGGGACGCCTCCCCTGCCAACG AGCCTGCCCTCACAAAACCCGATCTTGAAGAATATCACCGACTACCTGATCGAGGAAGTGAGCgctgaggaggaggagctgctggGGAGCAGCGGGGGCGCCCCTCCTGAGGAGCCTCCTAAGGAAGGGAACCCGGCAGAGATCAACGTGGAGCGGGATGAGAAGTTGATCAAG GTCTTGGACAAGCTCCTCCTTTACCTGCGCATCGTGCATTCCTTGGATTATTACAACACCTGTGAGTACCCCAATGAGGACGAGATGCCCAATCGCTGTGGCATCATCCACGTTCGGGGGCCCATGCCACCCAACCGCATCAGTCACGGGGAAG TGCTGGAGTGGCAAAAGACGTTTGAGGAGAAGCTCACGCCATTGCTGAGTGTGCGGGAGTCGCTCTCAGAGGAAGAGGCCCAGAAGATGGGGCGCAAAGACCCGGAGCAGGAAGTGGAGAAGTTTGTCACCTCCAACACGCAGGAACTGGGCAAGGATAAGTGGCTGTGTCCTCTCAGTGGCAAGAAATTCAAG GGTCCTGAGTTTGTGCGCAAACATATCTTCAACAAGCACGCAGAGAAAATTGAGGAAGTGAAAAAGGAGGTGGCGTTTTTTAACAACTTCCTCACTGATGCCAAGCGCCCAGCTCTGCCTGAGATCAAGCCAGCCCAaccacctggccctgcccaga TACTCCCCCCAGGTTTGACCCCGGGACTCCCCTACCCACACCAGACTCCCCAGGGCCTTATGCCCTACGGTCAGCCCCGGCCCCCGATCTTGGGCTACGGAG TCCCCACAGGAGGCCCTCCATACCCCCACGCCCCATATGGTGCTGGTCGAGGGAACTACGATGCCTTCCGAGGCCAGGGAGGTTATCCTGGGAAACCTCGCAACAG GATGGTTCGTGGAGACCCAAGGGCCATTGTGGAATATCGGGACCTGGATGCCCCAGACGATGTTGATTTCTTTTGA
- the SRRT gene encoding serrate RNA effector molecule homolog isoform X3 — MGDSDDEYDRRRRDKFRRERSDYDRSRERDERRRGDDWNDREWDRGRERRSRGEYRDYDRNRRERFSPPRHELSPPQKRMRRDWDEHSSDPYHSGYEMPYAGGGGGPTYGPPQPWGHPDVHIMQHHVLPIQARLGSIAEIDLGVPPPVMKTFKEFLLSLDDSVDETEAVKRYNDYKLDFRRQQMQDFFLAHKDEEWFRSKYHPDEVGKRRQEARGGLQNRLRVFLSLMETGWFDNLLLDIDKADAIVKMLDAAVIKMEGGTENDLRILEQEEEEEQAGKPGEPGKKEEGRAGAGLGDGERKTNDKDEKKEDGKQSENDSSNDDKTKKSEGDGDKEEKKEDSEKEAKKSSKKRNRKHSGDDSFDEGSVSESESESESGQAEEEKEEAEEALKEKEKPKEEEWEKPKDAAGLECKPRPLHKTCSLFMRNIAPNISRAEIISLCKRYPGFMRVALSEPQPERRFFRRGWVTFDRSVNIKEICWNLQNIRLRECELSPGVNRDLTRRVRNINGITQHKQIVRNDIKLAAKLIHTLDDRTQLWASEPGTPPLPTSLPSQNPILKNITDYLIEEVSAEEEELLGSSGGAPPEEPPKEGNPAEINVERDEKLIKVLDKLLLYLRIVHSLDYYNTCEYPNEDEMPNRCGIIHVRGPMPPNRISHGEVLEWQKTFEEKLTPLLSVRESLSEEEAQKMGRKDPEQEVEKFVTSNTQELGKDKWLCPLSGKKFKGPEFVRKHIFNKHAEKIEEVKKEVAFFNNFLTDAKRPALPEIKPAQPPGPAQIIHVPVRVVLPPGLTPGLPYPHQTPQGLMPYGQPRPPILGYGVPTGGPPYPHAPYGAGRGNYDAFRGQGGYPGKPRNRMVRGDPRAIVEYRDLDAPDDVDFF, encoded by the exons ATGGGTGACAGTGATGACGAGTACGATCGAAGGCGCAGAGACAAGTTCAGAAGAGAGCGCAGCGACTACGACCGTTCCCGCGAGAGAGATGAAAGACGTCGAGGGGACGATTGGAATGACAG AGAGTGGGACCGTGGCCGTGAGCGCCGTAGTCGGGGTGAATATCGGGACTATGACCGGAATCGGCGAGAGCGCTTCTCGCCACCTCGCCATGAACTCAGCCCGCCACAGAAGCGCATGAGGCGAGACTG GGATGAGCACAGCTCTGACCCATACCACAGTGGCTATGAGATGCCCTATGCTGGGGGGGGTGGGGGCCCAACTTATGGCCCCCCTCAGCCCTGGGGCCACCCCGACGTCCACATCATGCAGCACCATGTCCTGCCTATCCAGGCCAG gctgggcagcatCGCAGAGATCGACCTGGGTGTGCCGCCGCCTGTGATGAAGACCTTCAAGGAGTTTCTCCTCTCCCTGGATGACTCGGTGGATGAGACGGAGGCCGTCAAGCGCTATAATGACTATAAGCTGGATTTCCGGAGGCAGCAGATGCAGGATTTCTTCCTGGCGCACAAAGATGAGGAGTG GTTTCGGTCTAAGTACCACCCAGATGAGGTGGGGAAGCGTCGGCAGGAGGCCCGGGGGGGCCTGCAAAACCGTCTGAGGGTCTTCCTGTCCCTCATGGAGACTGGCTGGTTTGATAATCTTCTCCTGGACATAGACAAAGCTGATGCCATCGTCAAGATGCTGGATGCAG CTGTGATTAAGATGGAAGGAGGCACAGAGAATGATCTCCGCAtcctggagcaggaggaggaggaggaacaggcaGGAAAGCCTGGGGAGCCTGGCAAGAAAGAGGAAGGACGGGCTGGAGCAGGCCTTGGGGACGGGGAGCGTAAAACAAACGACAAGGACGAGAAGAAGGAAGACGGCAAGCAG TCCGAGAATGACAGTTCTAATGATGACAAAACGAAGAAGTCGGAGGGTGACGGGgacaaggaagagaagaaagaagactcTGAGAAAGAAGCCAAAAAG AGTAGCAAGAAGCGGAACCGGAAGCACAGCGGGGACGACAGCTTTGATGAGGGCAGTGTGTCGGAGTCCGAGTCGGAGTCCGAGAGCggccaggctgaggaggagaaggaggaggccG AAGAAGCGCTCAAGGAGAAGGAGAAGCCCAAGGAAGAAGAATGGGAGAAGCCCAAGGATgccgccgggctggagtgcaagcCGCGGCCGCTGCATAAGACCTGCTCCCTCTTCATGCGCAACATTGCGCCCAACATCTCCCGGGCTGAGATCATCTCC CTTTGTAAAAGGTACCCAGGCTTTATGCGGGTGGCGCTCTCAGAGCCCCAGCCAGAGAGGAG GTTTTTCCGTCGTGGCTGGGTGACCTTCGACCGCAGTGTTAACATTAAAGAGATCTGTTGGAACCTGCAGAACATCCGT CTCCGGGAGTGCGAGCTGAGCCCTGGTGTGAACAGGGACCTGACCCGGCGCGTTCGCAATATCAATGGCATCACCCAGCACAAGCAGATTGTGCGCAACGACATCAAGCTGGCAGCCAAGCTGATCCACACGCTGGACGACAGGACCCAGCTTTGGGCCTCAGAACCAGGGACGCCTCCCCTGCCAACG AGCCTGCCCTCACAAAACCCGATCTTGAAGAATATCACCGACTACCTGATCGAGGAAGTGAGCgctgaggaggaggagctgctggGGAGCAGCGGGGGCGCCCCTCCTGAGGAGCCTCCTAAGGAAGGGAACCCGGCAGAGATCAACGTGGAGCGGGATGAGAAGTTGATCAAG GTCTTGGACAAGCTCCTCCTTTACCTGCGCATCGTGCATTCCTTGGATTATTACAACACCTGTGAGTACCCCAATGAGGACGAGATGCCCAATCGCTGTGGCATCATCCACGTTCGGGGGCCCATGCCACCCAACCGCATCAGTCACGGGGAAG TGCTGGAGTGGCAAAAGACGTTTGAGGAGAAGCTCACGCCATTGCTGAGTGTGCGGGAGTCGCTCTCAGAGGAAGAGGCCCAGAAGATGGGGCGCAAAGACCCGGAGCAGGAAGTGGAGAAGTTTGTCACCTCCAACACGCAGGAACTGGGCAAGGATAAGTGGCTGTGTCCTCTCAGTGGCAAGAAATTCAAG GGTCCTGAGTTTGTGCGCAAACATATCTTCAACAAGCACGCAGAGAAAATTGAGGAAGTGAAAAAGGAGGTGGCGTTTTTTAACAACTTCCTCACTGATGCCAAGCGCCCAGCTCTGCCTGAGATCAAGCCAGCCCAaccacctggccctgcccaga TAATTCATGTCCCTGTCCGTGTTGTACTCCCCCCAGGTTTGACCCCGGGACTCCCCTACCCACACCAGACTCCCCAGGGCCTTATGCCCTACGGTCAGCCCCGGCCCCCGATCTTGGGCTACGGAG TCCCCACAGGAGGCCCTCCATACCCCCACGCCCCATATGGTGCTGGTCGAGGGAACTACGATGCCTTCCGAGGCCAGGGAGGTTATCCTGGGAAACCTCGCAACAG GATGGTTCGTGGAGACCCAAGGGCCATTGTGGAATATCGGGACCTGGATGCCCCAGACGATGTTGATTTCTTTTGA
- the SRRT gene encoding serrate RNA effector molecule homolog isoform X5, with product MGDSDDEYDRRRRDKFRRERSDYDRSRERDERRRGDDWNDREWDRGRERRSRGEYRDYDRNRRERFSPPRHELSPPQKRMRRDWDEHSSDPYHSGYEMPYAGGGGGPTYGPPQPWGHPDVHIMQHHVLPIQARLGSIAEIDLGVPPPVMKTFKEFLLSLDDSVDETEAVKRYNDYKLDFRRQQMQDFFLAHKDEEWFRSKYHPDEVGKRRQEARGGLQNRLRVFLSLMETGWFDNLLLDIDKADAIVKMLDAAVIKMEGGTENDLRILEQEEEEEQAGKPGEPGKKEEGRAGAGLGDGERKTNDKDEKKEDGKQSENDSSNDDKTKKSEGDGDKEEKKEDSEKEAKKSSKKRNRKHSGDDSFDEGSVSESESESESGQAEEEKEEAEALKEKEKPKEEEWEKPKDAAGLECKPRPLHKTCSLFMRNIAPNISRAEIISLCKRYPGFMRVALSEPQPERRFFRRGWVTFDRSVNIKEICWNLQNIRLRECELSPGVNRDLTRRVRNINGITQHKQIVRNDIKLAAKLIHTLDDRTQLWASEPGTPPLPTSLPSQNPILKNITDYLIEEVSAEEEELLGSSGGAPPEEPPKEGNPAEINVERDEKLIKVLDKLLLYLRIVHSLDYYNTCEYPNEDEMPNRCGIIHVRGPMPPNRISHGEVLEWQKTFEEKLTPLLSVRESLSEEEAQKMGRKDPEQEVEKFVTSNTQELGKDKWLCPLSGKKFKGPEFVRKHIFNKHAEKIEEVKKEVAFFNNFLTDAKRPALPEIKPAQPPGPAQIIHVPVRVVLPPGLTPGLPYPHQTPQGLMPYGQPRPPILGYGVPTGGPPYPHAPYGAGRGNYDAFRGQGGYPGKPRNRMVRGDPRAIVEYRDLDAPDDVDFF from the exons ATGGGTGACAGTGATGACGAGTACGATCGAAGGCGCAGAGACAAGTTCAGAAGAGAGCGCAGCGACTACGACCGTTCCCGCGAGAGAGATGAAAGACGTCGAGGGGACGATTGGAATGACAG AGAGTGGGACCGTGGCCGTGAGCGCCGTAGTCGGGGTGAATATCGGGACTATGACCGGAATCGGCGAGAGCGCTTCTCGCCACCTCGCCATGAACTCAGCCCGCCACAGAAGCGCATGAGGCGAGACTG GGATGAGCACAGCTCTGACCCATACCACAGTGGCTATGAGATGCCCTATGCTGGGGGGGGTGGGGGCCCAACTTATGGCCCCCCTCAGCCCTGGGGCCACCCCGACGTCCACATCATGCAGCACCATGTCCTGCCTATCCAGGCCAG gctgggcagcatCGCAGAGATCGACCTGGGTGTGCCGCCGCCTGTGATGAAGACCTTCAAGGAGTTTCTCCTCTCCCTGGATGACTCGGTGGATGAGACGGAGGCCGTCAAGCGCTATAATGACTATAAGCTGGATTTCCGGAGGCAGCAGATGCAGGATTTCTTCCTGGCGCACAAAGATGAGGAGTG GTTTCGGTCTAAGTACCACCCAGATGAGGTGGGGAAGCGTCGGCAGGAGGCCCGGGGGGGCCTGCAAAACCGTCTGAGGGTCTTCCTGTCCCTCATGGAGACTGGCTGGTTTGATAATCTTCTCCTGGACATAGACAAAGCTGATGCCATCGTCAAGATGCTGGATGCAG CTGTGATTAAGATGGAAGGAGGCACAGAGAATGATCTCCGCAtcctggagcaggaggaggaggaggaacaggcaGGAAAGCCTGGGGAGCCTGGCAAGAAAGAGGAAGGACGGGCTGGAGCAGGCCTTGGGGACGGGGAGCGTAAAACAAACGACAAGGACGAGAAGAAGGAAGACGGCAAGCAG TCCGAGAATGACAGTTCTAATGATGACAAAACGAAGAAGTCGGAGGGTGACGGGgacaaggaagagaagaaagaagactcTGAGAAAGAAGCCAAAAAG AGTAGCAAGAAGCGGAACCGGAAGCACAGCGGGGACGACAGCTTTGATGAGGGCAGTGTGTCGGAGTCCGAGTCGGAGTCCGAGAGCggccaggctgaggaggagaaggaggaggccG AAGCGCTCAAGGAGAAGGAGAAGCCCAAGGAAGAAGAATGGGAGAAGCCCAAGGATgccgccgggctggagtgcaagcCGCGGCCGCTGCATAAGACCTGCTCCCTCTTCATGCGCAACATTGCGCCCAACATCTCCCGGGCTGAGATCATCTCC CTTTGTAAAAGGTACCCAGGCTTTATGCGGGTGGCGCTCTCAGAGCCCCAGCCAGAGAGGAG GTTTTTCCGTCGTGGCTGGGTGACCTTCGACCGCAGTGTTAACATTAAAGAGATCTGTTGGAACCTGCAGAACATCCGT CTCCGGGAGTGCGAGCTGAGCCCTGGTGTGAACAGGGACCTGACCCGGCGCGTTCGCAATATCAATGGCATCACCCAGCACAAGCAGATTGTGCGCAACGACATCAAGCTGGCAGCCAAGCTGATCCACACGCTGGACGACAGGACCCAGCTTTGGGCCTCAGAACCAGGGACGCCTCCCCTGCCAACG AGCCTGCCCTCACAAAACCCGATCTTGAAGAATATCACCGACTACCTGATCGAGGAAGTGAGCgctgaggaggaggagctgctggGGAGCAGCGGGGGCGCCCCTCCTGAGGAGCCTCCTAAGGAAGGGAACCCGGCAGAGATCAACGTGGAGCGGGATGAGAAGTTGATCAAG GTCTTGGACAAGCTCCTCCTTTACCTGCGCATCGTGCATTCCTTGGATTATTACAACACCTGTGAGTACCCCAATGAGGACGAGATGCCCAATCGCTGTGGCATCATCCACGTTCGGGGGCCCATGCCACCCAACCGCATCAGTCACGGGGAAG TGCTGGAGTGGCAAAAGACGTTTGAGGAGAAGCTCACGCCATTGCTGAGTGTGCGGGAGTCGCTCTCAGAGGAAGAGGCCCAGAAGATGGGGCGCAAAGACCCGGAGCAGGAAGTGGAGAAGTTTGTCACCTCCAACACGCAGGAACTGGGCAAGGATAAGTGGCTGTGTCCTCTCAGTGGCAAGAAATTCAAG GGTCCTGAGTTTGTGCGCAAACATATCTTCAACAAGCACGCAGAGAAAATTGAGGAAGTGAAAAAGGAGGTGGCGTTTTTTAACAACTTCCTCACTGATGCCAAGCGCCCAGCTCTGCCTGAGATCAAGCCAGCCCAaccacctggccctgcccaga TAATTCATGTCCCTGTCCGTGTTGTACTCCCCCCAGGTTTGACCCCGGGACTCCCCTACCCACACCAGACTCCCCAGGGCCTTATGCCCTACGGTCAGCCCCGGCCCCCGATCTTGGGCTACGGAG TCCCCACAGGAGGCCCTCCATACCCCCACGCCCCATATGGTGCTGGTCGAGGGAACTACGATGCCTTCCGAGGCCAGGGAGGTTATCCTGGGAAACCTCGCAACAG GATGGTTCGTGGAGACCCAAGGGCCATTGTGGAATATCGGGACCTGGATGCCCCAGACGATGTTGATTTCTTTTGA
- the SRRT gene encoding serrate RNA effector molecule homolog isoform X4, which produces MGDSDDEYDRRRRDKFRRERSDYDRSRERDERRRGDDWNDREWDRGRERRSRGEYRDYDRNRRERFSPPRHELSPPQKRMRRDWDEHSSDPYHSGYEMPYAGGGGGPTYGPPQPWGHPDVHIMQHHVLPIQARLGSIAEIDLGVPPPVMKTFKEFLLSLDDSVDETEAVKRYNDYKLDFRRQQMQDFFLAHKDEEWFRSKYHPDEVGKRRQEARGGLQNRLRVFLSLMETGWFDNLLLDIDKADAIVKMLDAAVIKMEGGTENDLRILEQEEEEEQAGKPGEPGKKEEGRAGAGLGDGERKTNDKDEKKEDGKQSENDSSNDDKTKKSEGDGDKEEKKEDSEKEAKKSSKKRNRKHSGDDSFDEGSVSESESESESGQAEEEKEEAEEALKEKEKPKEEEWEKPKDAAGLECKPRPLHKTCSLFMRNIAPNISRAEIISLCKRYPGFMRVALSEPQPERRFFRRGWVTFDRSVNIKEICWNLQNIRLRECELSPGVNRDLTRRVRNINGITQHKQIVRNDIKLAAKLIHTLDDRTQLWASEPGTPPLPTSLPSQNPILKNITDYLIEEVSAEEEELLGSSGGAPPEEPPKEGNPAEINVERDEKLIKVLDKLLLYLRIVHSLDYYNTCEYPNEDEMPNRCGIIHVRGPMPPNRISHGEVLEWQKTFEEKLTPLLSVRESLSEEEAQKMGRKDPEQEVEKFVTSNTQELGKDKWLCPLSGKKFKGPEFVRKHIFNKHAEKIEEVKKEVAFFNNFLTDAKRPALPEIKPAQPPGPAQILPPGLTPGLPYPHQTPQGLMPYGQPRPPILGYGAGAVRPAVPTGGPPYPHAPYGAGRGNYDAFRGQGGYPGKPRNRMVRGDPRAIVEYRDLDAPDDVDFF; this is translated from the exons ATGGGTGACAGTGATGACGAGTACGATCGAAGGCGCAGAGACAAGTTCAGAAGAGAGCGCAGCGACTACGACCGTTCCCGCGAGAGAGATGAAAGACGTCGAGGGGACGATTGGAATGACAG AGAGTGGGACCGTGGCCGTGAGCGCCGTAGTCGGGGTGAATATCGGGACTATGACCGGAATCGGCGAGAGCGCTTCTCGCCACCTCGCCATGAACTCAGCCCGCCACAGAAGCGCATGAGGCGAGACTG GGATGAGCACAGCTCTGACCCATACCACAGTGGCTATGAGATGCCCTATGCTGGGGGGGGTGGGGGCCCAACTTATGGCCCCCCTCAGCCCTGGGGCCACCCCGACGTCCACATCATGCAGCACCATGTCCTGCCTATCCAGGCCAG gctgggcagcatCGCAGAGATCGACCTGGGTGTGCCGCCGCCTGTGATGAAGACCTTCAAGGAGTTTCTCCTCTCCCTGGATGACTCGGTGGATGAGACGGAGGCCGTCAAGCGCTATAATGACTATAAGCTGGATTTCCGGAGGCAGCAGATGCAGGATTTCTTCCTGGCGCACAAAGATGAGGAGTG GTTTCGGTCTAAGTACCACCCAGATGAGGTGGGGAAGCGTCGGCAGGAGGCCCGGGGGGGCCTGCAAAACCGTCTGAGGGTCTTCCTGTCCCTCATGGAGACTGGCTGGTTTGATAATCTTCTCCTGGACATAGACAAAGCTGATGCCATCGTCAAGATGCTGGATGCAG CTGTGATTAAGATGGAAGGAGGCACAGAGAATGATCTCCGCAtcctggagcaggaggaggaggaggaacaggcaGGAAAGCCTGGGGAGCCTGGCAAGAAAGAGGAAGGACGGGCTGGAGCAGGCCTTGGGGACGGGGAGCGTAAAACAAACGACAAGGACGAGAAGAAGGAAGACGGCAAGCAG TCCGAGAATGACAGTTCTAATGATGACAAAACGAAGAAGTCGGAGGGTGACGGGgacaaggaagagaagaaagaagactcTGAGAAAGAAGCCAAAAAG AGTAGCAAGAAGCGGAACCGGAAGCACAGCGGGGACGACAGCTTTGATGAGGGCAGTGTGTCGGAGTCCGAGTCGGAGTCCGAGAGCggccaggctgaggaggagaaggaggaggccG AAGAAGCGCTCAAGGAGAAGGAGAAGCCCAAGGAAGAAGAATGGGAGAAGCCCAAGGATgccgccgggctggagtgcaagcCGCGGCCGCTGCATAAGACCTGCTCCCTCTTCATGCGCAACATTGCGCCCAACATCTCCCGGGCTGAGATCATCTCC CTTTGTAAAAGGTACCCAGGCTTTATGCGGGTGGCGCTCTCAGAGCCCCAGCCAGAGAGGAG GTTTTTCCGTCGTGGCTGGGTGACCTTCGACCGCAGTGTTAACATTAAAGAGATCTGTTGGAACCTGCAGAACATCCGT CTCCGGGAGTGCGAGCTGAGCCCTGGTGTGAACAGGGACCTGACCCGGCGCGTTCGCAATATCAATGGCATCACCCAGCACAAGCAGATTGTGCGCAACGACATCAAGCTGGCAGCCAAGCTGATCCACACGCTGGACGACAGGACCCAGCTTTGGGCCTCAGAACCAGGGACGCCTCCCCTGCCAACG AGCCTGCCCTCACAAAACCCGATCTTGAAGAATATCACCGACTACCTGATCGAGGAAGTGAGCgctgaggaggaggagctgctggGGAGCAGCGGGGGCGCCCCTCCTGAGGAGCCTCCTAAGGAAGGGAACCCGGCAGAGATCAACGTGGAGCGGGATGAGAAGTTGATCAAG GTCTTGGACAAGCTCCTCCTTTACCTGCGCATCGTGCATTCCTTGGATTATTACAACACCTGTGAGTACCCCAATGAGGACGAGATGCCCAATCGCTGTGGCATCATCCACGTTCGGGGGCCCATGCCACCCAACCGCATCAGTCACGGGGAAG TGCTGGAGTGGCAAAAGACGTTTGAGGAGAAGCTCACGCCATTGCTGAGTGTGCGGGAGTCGCTCTCAGAGGAAGAGGCCCAGAAGATGGGGCGCAAAGACCCGGAGCAGGAAGTGGAGAAGTTTGTCACCTCCAACACGCAGGAACTGGGCAAGGATAAGTGGCTGTGTCCTCTCAGTGGCAAGAAATTCAAG GGTCCTGAGTTTGTGCGCAAACATATCTTCAACAAGCACGCAGAGAAAATTGAGGAAGTGAAAAAGGAGGTGGCGTTTTTTAACAACTTCCTCACTGATGCCAAGCGCCCAGCTCTGCCTGAGATCAAGCCAGCCCAaccacctggccctgcccaga TACTCCCCCCAGGTTTGACCCCGGGACTCCCCTACCCACACCAGACTCCCCAGGGCCTTATGCCCTACGGTCAGCCCCGGCCCCCGATCTTGGGCTACGGAG CTGGTGCTGTCCGCCCTGCAGTCCCCACAGGAGGCCCTCCATACCCCCACGCCCCATATGGTGCTGGTCGAGGGAACTACGATGCCTTCCGAGGCCAGGGAGGTTATCCTGGGAAACCTCGCAACAG GATGGTTCGTGGAGACCCAAGGGCCATTGTGGAATATCGGGACCTGGATGCCCCAGACGATGTTGATTTCTTTTGA